The stretch of DNA TCAGGAGCTCGCGCAGGTCGTCGTCAAAGGGAGCTCCCTGGCGCAACACGTAGCCATAGGGCGAAGACTGCAACTCGCCGGTGTGCACCCAGTCCTCGATGAGCTGGACTGCGAAGAGGGGGTTGCCTGCGGTGCGGCTGCAGATCTGGCGCACGAGCGTGTCTTCCAGGCCCAGAAGATCGCGCACCAGCTGGCGCTGATGGGGCGGGTCCAGAGGTTGAAGATCGAGGGTCTCGCAGTGCTCGTGGGCGTCGAGAAGATCGAGGAGTTGGCGCTCGGCCAGGCGCTCGTCGAGGCCCTCCGGTCGCACCGTGGCGAGGATGAGCAGGGGGAGGTTTTTTTCGTCGCGGGTGTTAAGCGCGTGCAGCGCAAAGCCCAGGGCCTCCTGGCCCCACTGCACATCATCGAGGCAGAGGATGATGGGGCGCTCGGCGCCGATGAGGTGAATGACCTCTTCGAGCAGAGCGTAGCGCTCCAGCGGGGAGGTCAGTGAGGGAGGCTTTGCGGCGTCGGGGGCGATCCAGCTGGCGAGTCCCTCGCTCAGAAGCGGGTTCGGGGTGAGCTCCCAGTGGGTCTGCAGGGCGTGGTCGAGGCGTCGGGCGGTCTTCTCGCCCGAGAGGCCGGTGGCGCCGAAGAAGCCCTGGAGGGCGCGGGGGAGGCCGTCGTGCGGGCCCATGATCGGGCTGTGGGTGGCGCGCAGCGCGGTGGCCACGCCGAGCTCTTCGGCGCGGGTGGCCATCCAGTCCATCTGGCGGGTTTTGCCCATGCCGGCGTCGCCGCGCAGCAGCACAACCCGGGTTTTGCTTTCGTCGTGAACCTGACGAAGTTGGCTCCAGAGCTGGTCGCGCTCCTCCTGGCGACCGATGAAGCGGGCGTCGCGAATGCCGAAGAGGCCTTTTCCCAGACCGAGCGTCAGGTCGCTGAGCTGGGGAAGTTCCGGGGCGCGCCAGTCCGGCGGTGGGGCGACGCTGCGGGCGATGCGCACCGGGCGTTGCGGACCGCTGGGCGCCGGTGGTGCGCCGAGCTCGGCGCGGTCGTCGCGCGCCATCGCTTCGAGCTGGTGGGTATCGAGCAGCACGGTTTTAAGCGCCGGAAGGTCGAGTCCAACCGCATCGAGGGTCTCCGAGTCGCGGTAGAACGCCAGGGTGGGCGCATGAGGCAGGGTTGCCTCTTCCAGCCCGGGGGCGGCAGCCGGCTCGCCCCGGGCCTGTACGGGGTCGCCGAGCAGCAGCAGGCCGCGGGCGGCGTCGGCCGCGCGGCGGTAGCGCCGGGAGATGTCGCGGGAGAGCAGGCGGCGCACCCAGTTCTCAAAGCCGTCGGGCAGCGCAATGCGCGGGCGCAGCGCGGGGACCTCGGCGGTGAGGTGCTGCATGGCGATCGCCATCAGCGTGTCGCCCTCAAAGGGGGCGCGGCCGCTGCTGAGCAGGTAGGCCATGCAGCCCAGCGCGTAGAGATCGGTCCACGGGCCGTAGTCGCGCCAGTGGCCGTGAAGTTGCTCCGGCGCCATAAAGGTCGGGGTGCCGGCGGCCAGCGAGTGGATGTCGGCGGTCTGGCTGGCAAAGGAGGGATCTTGAATGTGCGCGATGCCGTAGTCGGAGAGCATCCAGCGGGCATGGCCGGCCTCATCGGGGGTCCAGAGCACGTTGGCCGGCTTTAAGTCGCGGTGGATGATGCCGCGGGCGTGCGAGTGCGCCAGGGCGTCGAGGACTTCCAGAAGAAGGCGGCGTAGGTTGGCCCAGTCCGGCGGCAGAGGCGCTTCTTCCAGGGCGCCGTGGGCCAGCTCCATGGCCAGCCATAATGAGCCGGTGGGGGCGTCGGGAAGCGCTG from Lujinxingia vulgaris encodes:
- a CDS encoding serine/threonine-protein kinase — its product is MIETFEILDKLGEGGMGEVFRARNRATGVEVALKVLRSDFATETRYRESFNREVRAIATLNHPAIVKVLDYGTTTEACSAALPDAPTGSLWLAMELAHGALEEAPLPPDWANLRRLLLEVLDALAHSHARGIIHRDLKPANVLWTPDEAGHARWMLSDYGIAHIQDPSFASQTADIHSLAAGTPTFMAPEQLHGHWRDYGPWTDLYALGCMAYLLSSGRAPFEGDTLMAIAMQHLTAEVPALRPRIALPDGFENWVRRLLSRDISRRYRRAADAARGLLLLGDPVQARGEPAAAPGLEEATLPHAPTLAFYRDSETLDAVGLDLPALKTVLLDTHQLEAMARDDRAELGAPPAPSGPQRPVRIARSVAPPPDWRAPELPQLSDLTLGLGKGLFGIRDARFIGRQEERDQLWSQLRQVHDESKTRVVLLRGDAGMGKTRQMDWMATRAEELGVATALRATHSPIMGPHDGLPRALQGFFGATGLSGEKTARRLDHALQTHWELTPNPLLSEGLASWIAPDAAKPPSLTSPLERYALLEEVIHLIGAERPIILCLDDVQWGQEALGFALHALNTRDEKNLPLLILATVRPEGLDERLAERQLLDLLDAHEHCETLDLQPLDPPHQRQLVRDLLGLEDTLVRQICSRTAGNPLFAVQLIEDWVHTGELQSSPYGYVLRQGAPFDDDLRELLTRRIDALIASRPDPQAARWALEVAAALGIDIDQQEWQLVCDRLDIPPDEGLLDELLLRAMAGLRPGGWHFRLPLYRDVIESISASTPRWRRIHRCAATVLTGASHGSASLSERRARHLLAAEAFGEALPLLWQANQHHMLRSAYLPSLAILERIDRCHDALHFEADHPERAHAWIARAEAERYMGAFRSARDLLGRALDLGETLPAAYRADAHRVLANIENFSNHPDLALAHYRRALDLFHQVRDDRGTARCLHGLGWILAGLGDISAARQAFVDGHRIAERSSELLEAAWCVHGIAETHIRTWDAEGLPFARRAHQLFEAAGSRSGLALSLRTLGDFSRYQGDLTEARKYYRQARHLAHSIGHVLASLTDSLLGFCDLEEGNYAEAERRFAAFETSPQNLMFPLYRPIGAIGSLVVAAQHDDLTSVDAQLDALQATLDARTPMARDFSVFLEQAAGLLLTGGRHDRAARALELSALCVERVAPARAEALRTRRSDLLDSSPAG